Proteins co-encoded in one Amblyraja radiata isolate CabotCenter1 chromosome 24, sAmbRad1.1.pri, whole genome shotgun sequence genomic window:
- the LOC116987015 gene encoding polymeric immunoglobulin receptor-like has product MDLSLSGTTMFYILLFLTVTSSSLAKFHLMVIRAGEGETVTIECPHAPKTGHVSWCKAYSRERCHIIVNTKNEEDSSGRISMRRINGSVFVTSQLQKIDTGTYWCGTIQAHEILASDIVMLDVFTADLRILNRTTVKGVKGNATTIHCRYKAQFKAYEKFLCKVVSVNSCSIIAVPHDYNSSKLSISADKVNNFAVTIRHTDEGDVGEYWCGARTPVDFEISQVQTVMFKGTITKPEAPSNKASGTPQIWHIILPLVLGLLIVIPIVLLVKKRKQSETIPRENGCKNSETPTTAKSEGETEDTIAYSTVTIQSSAQTEASPAIYSNIKDLKEQNEDVKIHSVESVEYSALVFRS; this is encoded by the exons ATGGACCTCTCGCTCTCTGGGACCACGATGTTTTATATTCTGCTGTTTCTGACTGTGACTTCAA GTTCCTTAGCAAAGTTTCACTTGATGGTGATAAGAGCTGGCGAGGGAGAAACAGTGACTATAGAATGTCCACACGCTCCGAAAACAGGACACGTCAGCTGGTGCAAAGCCTATTCTCGAGAGAGGTGCCATATAATAGTCAACACTAAGAATGAAGAGGACAGTAGTGGAAGGATATCTATGAGAAGAATCAACGGGTCTGTTTTTGTAACAAGTCAACTTCAGAAGATTGATACAGGAACATACTGGTGTGGAACAATTCAGGCACATGAAATCCTTGCATCAGACATTGTCATGCTGGATGTTTTCACAG CAGATTTACGGATACTAAACCGTACCACAGTCAAGGGCGTGAAGGGCAATGCCACCACTATACATTGCCGGTACAAAGCGCAATTTAAAGCATATGAGAAATTCTTGTGTAAAGTCGTCTCTGTGAATAGTTGCAGCATCATAGCGGTGCCTCACGACTACAACAGCAGCAAATTATCAATCAGTGCGGACAAAGTCAACAACTTTGCTGTCACGATCAGGCACACTGATGAAGGAGATGTGGGGGAATATTGGTGTGGGGCCAGGACACCAGTCGACTTTGAGATCTCACAGGTTCAAACCGTGATGTTTAAAG GAACGATAACAAAACCAGAGGCACCAAGCAACAAAGCAAG CGGCACCCCACAGATATGGCACATTATACTTCCACTCGTGTTGGGACTATTGATTGTAATACCGATAGTTCTACTTGTAAAGAAGAGGAAACAGTCAGAAACGATCCCTCGTGAAA ATGGTTGCAAAAACTCAGAAACTCCCACCACAGCCAAG tctgaaggagaaaCTGAAGATACGATTGCATATTCCACCGTGACCATTCAGTCGTCAGCTCAGACCGAAGCAAGCCCTGCAATTTATTCCAATATTAAGGATCTAAAAGAGCAAAATGAAGACGTCAAGATCCATTCGGTAGAATCGGTGGAATATTCTGCTCTGGTGTTCCGATCTTAA